Sequence from the Panicum virgatum strain AP13 chromosome 5N, P.virgatum_v5, whole genome shotgun sequence genome:
AGAGCGGTTGGGGTCCACCCTCGTAAACctggcctctggcatccatcgcaccgtcggctagcattaacgcgcggcccagaacggtagaggtccgtcctcgtaaacccggcctctggcatccatcgcgcaagccatgtatatcaagttgcaaaggaaagatttgccccgattctgtctttgtgtcaaaattttatttcgcatttcaattctcgagattttacttttctaacccctgcgcggacttccactctggtcgctacagctaagatctgtattgagttgctggactgccgtacaggtccgaaccctcttgctgctgggagaggggtccggacccctagggacctgctctggagagggggtggttgtttcctggggtggtccggagttctgtgtagccgcttagtcggttccgtacccaaagcctacacactccaccaccctgtaatgaGTGCTCTTGTACCCgaagctgggtaattaggggctcgGACCTCATTTTAGCccaagggttggcttcctaagtcctacacggcatgtccagctccatatctcaaaggatcgagtacgaccgaatgacctcacccactgctaggaggggtctggagcgtcgaagccaggtccggtaaagtcgtgttgtttcctggagtggtccggagccctgtgtagcgccttagcctggttccgcaccctaagcctacacactccaccactctgtaacaagcattgaactgcctggacctgtgcatccggagctccggacctcgtactagcctgagggccggtccagaataggtcacgcgggtctgctactaagctgtgactttgagtggtacacaggttaagccttgactggtggtagctagccttaaaccattgagcctacctaccagggggtcccggcatccgctttaagacTTCAtacagatcgaggtccagtctctatggtagacagactcaaaacaactgagcctgtctcccagggggccagggcgccggggtgctgcataccgcaaccagagcaactgacaaacagctaaattaaaattttcctttattaaaatttcaacaagtacaatgtttgttacataacgcaaaaaaaaacaaaagtacaATGTCCAGCTCAGgagtctgcaggctcccgcttgaagtaggcggctacgaagtcgacgacctcccgcacgctttcCCGAGCGGTGACCTCCGTCTCCGTCACTGGACCATCGACCACaggggctagcgagatggccgggtcgtggctccggaggcaggtcaaaatgtgctccgccaccatccggatcagctcgcggccctcgacttcaagctggccagcaaggaccggctccagacgccagagcctatccgaagcggagttcagcactgggagggcgtcatcAATCGAAGCTGGtagctccgccacttggattgggctcattccaagtggcaccagcgctAAGCTCGCTTCGCTCGCCCAATCGACGATCCGCTGAGCCCCCCTgagctggtcctcctgcagcttctggaccgcctcctagaccgcctcctgcacccgggtgtctagtgctgccttggccacctccacctcgcgggtcctctcctcgagctccgccttcttcttcgccgccgaCTCCTTCAGGGACTTGAGGGCCTCGCGCTGGCGTTCAAGCTGGAGCTCCATGTTGGCGGTGAGGGATTCCCGCTTCGCAAGGGACTTCCTATCCTCCTCAAGCTCCAACTTGACAACAGCCTGCTTGCTGGCGGCCTCCTGTAGCTGCTCGCGCCATCCTTGCAGGGTCTCAGAGAGCTTTTCGAGCTCCTGCTTACGGatctcgagaccctggctgcgagtctcaagctcggaccgctgagccgcgaggCTGGCCACCTCCTTGGCAAAAACCTCCTCCCGCAGTGCCAGGGCCTTTTCCCGGCTCGCTACCGCAAACTCCCagtcgaacaccttccgaagattagctcggtaggcctcttggtcggccttgagttCAGACCGGACACGcgcagcatgggaggcttcggccttcgtgcgCTCCTCCAGACGGGTGTGCCAGTTgccgaggcgctggcgctcgctctccagagcagcccactcccgccggaaggccgcctcggcggtagAGGTCACCTCCTCTATCGACTGCCGGACCTggaccagcacctgggggaggggagccgcttcctcctctgggggaccctgcaggagccgccttcCAGAAaccacctccagctcttcctctgctgcaggtTCGGAGCTGGGGGTGGGAACTTCCGGCACAGGCGTCGGGACCTCGGCTGCTGGGGTGCTCGTCGTTGCTGCGCCCTCTcccgctgtgctcgccgtcgctgcACCTGGTGTCGGCACAGCTGCCGCCGTTGCTGGAGCTTCGGGGGCCATCACGTCGGGAGCTTCGAGGGCCACCACGTTGGGTGCagctgcgcctggcactggcaCATCCGCCATCGCCGCGTCAGGCAttgctgcgcctggcactggcgcatccgccgtcgccgcgtcggGCGTTGCTGCGCCTAGCACTGGCGCACCCGCTGTCGCCGCGTCGGGCGTTGTTTCGCCTGGTTAGCGGAAGCTGCTGCACCCGAGCTccccgcacccgccgtcgctcccgccgtcgccgccgaggccccggTCGCCTGGACCCCTGCTGACGAGCCAGCGGTGGTGGAAGAACTGCTTGGGCGAGAGGCCCTGGCAAACAAAGAGGAGAAGCCTTCAGTAAAAAGCGGAGCACCAAGAATAAGGGAagtgaacggaagaacacttaccctGAAGCACCGGGTCTCCAGCGCCCACGGAGGCTCGgcgactgcttctgctgctgctgctgctcctgtggcggcggcggaggcgcatcTTGTggctgctgctcccgtggcggcggcggaggggcaacccgtgcctgctgctgctgccgagggGAGGCATCtctcggcggtggtggtggcggcgcggctgctcCAGGGGTCCCGCCAGGTCCGGGGGCCCGGGAACTACCCTGACCCGCGTCCTCggcggtcctctgacgcttcaCGGCGGGCTCCAcaactggggtcccgtcgccccggtgcaacctgcgccggcccgCTTCCCCCGACAACGCGCCGGAGCTACTCTGGGCCTGGCTGGGACCACTCGTGGTGGCGCTACCAGCCACGGtctgcttgcccttggcagtgGGGCCGGACCCCGTGGCACTCGGCACGGCTTGTTCCCCGGacgcgccagggatccggatcccacggtccgggtcgcTTCCAGTCTGACGTGCGgccagcccaccgtcgtcgagggtcggcagggCGGCCAGCACCGCGGTCCTCAGGCATGAGTCCTCGCAGAGAGGGACGACGccctgaggaaggatcaggtgctccgggatgaagattttccccgtcaccgcccgcactaggacctccagggcttcttgggtcaggtcgctcccctctccgtggTGGGTTTtgctgcagtcgttggggccggTGAAGGTCCAAGCAGGATGcagccgctgcttcaggggggcgatccggcgcttcaagaagtccccgagcacgtgtAGCGAGGTAAGGCCGCCCTCTGCCAGCGccctgatcttgcccagcacagagtcgaaatccggcggcagggacggcttggccctccaggacagACGGTTGGAGGCGGCCCCCCGGTCGGCATGACCaagcgctcgttggcttcggtggtggcgatcacccactccctgcgacactcctcccacttcccgccagtgagCCCGGGGATGTACGGTGTTCGCAGGtcgctcctcgtctggaagtagtacgccaCCACATCGTCTTTGCCCTTCCTGGActtcaccagaatgaagaagtggcggaagaggatgacgcagggctgcacccccacgaacatctcgcacaggtgcacgaagatggccATCAGGAGGATGGAATGCAGTGTGAGatgttgaagctggaggccgaaatcttccagcagcagcagaaagaacgaggagatcggcagccccaggCCGGTGGAAATATGCGAGATGAatagcacaaattccccggcacgcaggttgccgaggggaaccgagcctgctcgaatcccccaaGCAGTCTCCTATGCACTCCAGCCAAGCAAGCGGCGCACCTTGTTCAGCTCTTCCTTAGTCTGGAAATGGCGGGGATgagcaagggatgccatcttgCTATGATGGCGAGGAGCAATCTACGCAGGAGAGCAAGGTgcgaggaggctcgaaggcaaagtggcgcaaaggttggaaggaagaaggcaaatgcgggaaagtaatcgcggtatgcggttcgtccctttatgaagcctgacccaACCGGCGCACCCCGAAACCGgcgctggaacccaagcgatgctcacgcctggtgttaaccgcccagtccatgacaagggggcccaggcccgcctgtcagggagggtgGCTCACAAACAAAGATGTGAAagggcgggatctgaaccgtcgctcgtgcgcgaagcgaggcggaagctgagctgacgtgcgcgcattaagcgctggcatgaccaagcttttcgggaactgcgctgtTGGTAAATATCCTGTTTACTCTAGCCGCAATAATGCCGAGCGTCACACgcatgactaggtgaaccactgtgcaTGGGAGCcatgagtcagtaagccgttgcgatgtgatgaggcagcgaaaAACACGATGGATGGTAAAGGCTGGACAAGGCTCCTGCAgtaagaggcttcaagttatgcaagccaaatcgcagtagtggccccacctgcgggttcgtcacctctcccgaggtgggcccgggggccactgttggtaccctatagcagggatacctactcttactgcagcaaggcaggactcgcataGCGATCCAACTACGCCTTAAGGGGCGGAGcaccaggccccacgggtcaggctctgacctcaccgggccaacggccccggacccgttccccgctctgggacgggtccggtgacgccacgtgtccctgaggaagggaagctccgaaccaacagccgagggcgcggaccccccttaggggtccgggacctcccgcgtccatccggacctcccacgcgcgaagaaccaacataccgccgggggggggggggggttcggagccgccacgtgtcccgcaggcacgggcgcgggcgcgggacttccgctggaagactcacccacccaccgcattcaatgcgggtggttgaggtgtgctctgccgccgcggcacgcggggcagccttggtcaggcctcactgtagaccgcatattaccaaggtacacagtgtagccgcctgcgccgcggctgcgtagagcccgtctgccgcattaattggatacgatggCATGTCACTTTtacatcatgccgcctacgccgcaagctacacggcccgttcggATACGTTACAGGCGACGCCGCAcgctacaccctggcgccgtttcgacaagacagggcaaagCACGGCGGTCGGAAGATTCCCATGGACAAACCAGGGAAATCCGAGGATGAGATCTGCTTCGTCTGCAATgtcataatgtatgaacagtacgttattttatactgcattgttgggcccatctgtcggggacccaacggccatgtacgcgcctcccttaagatataaaagggaggcgctcgctacaCACACAGGACTCACGCTAGACTCAGCACCAGAGACGCCGAGACTCTCTCGAgactaaggcaatacaacacacagtggacgtaggatattacgctccggcggcccgaaccactctaaacctgctgtgttcatcgtgttcttccagcgaGATAGAACTAGTCCtaactaacccccgagtactcaccctctgggcttaggcgggtgcattccgccacccggctgtggtttgccacaccacgacagtaCTATTTGCTTATTTCCCATCCCAACTTGCACAAGGAGATGTTCTGATTTCATTTGGTGGTTGCAGCTTTACAAGGCCGCGTTAGGTAATTGTTTTGAAATAGATGACTGGGGCCCGATTGAGTTCTCCATCATGGCAAAGCATTTTGACAGGCAGGGGAAACCACCCTATGCATACCACGCTGTAAGGATTTACCCACTTGTCTTTCATTCACTGGTTGCTATACATGCTTACCATCAACAAATCTTGTTGCCCGATATACAATTTTGTCATTTTGATATATACATTCTCTGTGTTTTTTCAGAAATACCTGGCACATCTCCTCTCCCATGGGCAACTCGACGGAAGTGGTTAAATGCAGGATACATTGTTGGTAGAATCAGTGGAACAAGAATTTCAGTAGACCTTGTACAAAAGTCTTATCTTGCTATAACACTGAGTTCAGACTGCGTTGGCCAACAAATTGCAGAGCTGCAATTTAGGCCATCAACTGGTACAATATCATACCGAATTTGTATGTGTCACGCAACAATTTCTGAAAAACATGACGCTGTCCTGTTGGAGCATTTAACTGTGTCCTTCCGTTGTTGAATAATACTATGGATGCCAAGGCATGTAATTGTCCGTGCGCCGTACTCGTACAGATATTCAGTGTTGCAGAGACTGTTCTTGGGGGCCGTACCATGGATCTCTAACGAACTTGTTGCCGATTGGCTTCTGAACTTGTGCCCGGCTCAAACGACAGGGTTGTCATGACCTATGAATTAGCATGATAATGTCTTGTGTAATTCTTTTCCTCAATGAAGAATTGCCATGCTATGTACAGTTGAAACTACGGCATTGCAAAAAGAGTGCAAAAAATGCCATATGAGTTTACACAAGAACCGCAACCATGCATGCCGAGGATCGGCGATCAAGAAttgaccgttggcactggacgcacggacgtggtaCATGAAAccgttagcactagacgtatgtgacgtggccaagagaggagatcctggtGGTATTTAAGTTGGTTCGATGATTCGACGGGTCGTCGAATTCTAAAGGGTGGGTGATTGTAACAGAACGGGCCAGATGGGCTGGGCCGAATCACGGGTTTCTGTAGCTCGGCTACTGTAGCACTGAAAAATACTGTAGCGGCGGGAGTATAGTCCCAGAATGGAAGTTGAGATAGGGACGAGCCAGCTTAAATACCAGGCCCAGGGTAGTTgaataactccggttgcaactttttgcgcgaagcgatgACGAAAgcacaagagagttatttagcatgTGTGATTTACTCAATGTGCAGAGTAGAttttagccgttatcccggatCGGGTTGTTACAGCAACGGCTACAACATGCATGACATCAGCAAATCGGGTGCACCGCTAGCTGGCTTAGGTGGCTTTCTTGGCCGCCGTGACGGCCCCGTCGACGGCGTCCGACGAGCGGCAGAACAGCGCGCCCGCTGCCGCCTTCCTGCTGCCGCAGCGGGGCGACTCGACCCGCCGGCCGGAGCTGTCGTAGTGGATGGCGCCGGGGAAGTCGAGCGGCTCGCACCGCTGCCCCATCAGGACCGCGCGCCGCTACAGGGCGCCCTgctcctgcccgccgccgccgccgtccccgcgaTCGCCggcagcgccaccgccgtcaGCCGCCACGAGCTGCCTGCCGaggcaggcgccgccgccccaacgGAGCCGACGCGCGCGGAGGAGCCGGCGCGTGAAgcggcgcgcgcaggcggccacGGCGATGGACACTTTGCTcaggaggctgctgctggccaTGGTGCTCCTCGTGGCCGGTGGCGCAAATGGGAAGTGCAACGAAAATGTAGTAATCTCCCGGGAGGAGGTTCGCATTTATTGATTGATGGAGTGCCAGATTTGAACTCTCCCGCAAAATCCTAATTTCGTGCACTCCAGATGGTATCTCCGTTTGATAAGTTGAATTGAACATTACTGCAAAAGATTCGGTATGTATACTTGGGGGAAAAAAATCTCTCTCATGGGATATGAATATGAATATGAATTAGGATAGGACATAAGGTAAGAAATGGCATCAAGAAAATGTTTAAGGTGCAATGTTTCAGATGTTCTTCCTCCAACGACCAAGCAACtagaacaagaagaagttgaagaacaAACGTAGGTAGGCACACTTGTAGGGCACGTGTGCAATGAGATTGTCCGGCGAAAATGTTGAAGGCAGTTGAAGTTGCTCATGGTTTTGCTATTGCGGTCGCGGACGCTAGTGCTGCTGCGGGGAGTTCCAACATGAATTGGGTGTCTCAAGAGTACGAGAGCAGCTGAATGCAGATGCATTATTGATGCCGTGGGAAATtaaaagtgatcgggtgctctagtctaagagagggagggggtaaattaggcactattaaaactttaacctagggctccaactcgtttgcacaaaacttaaactagatcaagttatttagatgtgcaactacggtgcaccttagtgtgaaacccttatcccaaaagagttttgcaacttatagccaatcctagcaagatactacactaagaaagtaaaggcacataagttacaatatgaaatgcggaagtttAAAGGGAGGGATGAGAAAAaacgaactctcgacacgaggatttatcccgtggttcggattgccacaaagacgcacctacgtccacgttgttgaagcactcacgaatagtatcgcttcccggcaatcaagtctctttcgtgaacacaatcacggtcaccttgatcccgatcttcactaagggagattgcccatgaaggaggggtctccgtccccagCACAatatcgtcgacgccgctccacaccaagccggagggtcgttgacttgccgacgagccaccaattgctccaaggggctggcgcaccgtaatacaagtgtggttcactctagaactagccacaaggatctcaaccttgcttgttcactcactcaagagctaatctagcactcacactttacaaaacTAGTGCTAAaactaaggatatgatcaatgagttcttgtatggtttgaaggtgttcttgggtgtatGTATGACTTCTagtaactccagcaaactttaaatggccggggtgaggcgtatatataggccaccaagtcttgtagccgttgctccaacggtcagcagaaaacagcataccatcggatgaaccgatgcctctgtatGGGGCGGCGTCGGTTCAAACGGTCACTCTCAggcctgaagtagccgttgagcttctgacacACTGTCTGCGACACcactggtttaaccgatgactgtgtgtcggttaaaccggtcactcgcaacactcaactagccgttggcctctttctctcctgctgacgtcattacaccggtgctatgctccgatggaccaccggttcaaccggtgctgaagacttggctcctgcgtgcttgacatcgtctctgaaacatagtacatccaatgcaccgatgcctagcttgacgccgtcggttcaaccggtgacttggctATCTTGACTTGATCTTTGCTTGATCTCCATTTGGTGCTCAGatttgcaccgatgccagggcgtcggaactttcgacaaccatcggatgcaccgatgctacatGCATCGGTTTTTCCAGTGCTCCTGTTTTCTACAGAACTCacccaattcagcgtttctttgagttctttcttcgtgtattgctttatatggcctttttacttcatccctgggatctagaaatgttcacttaacaaaaccattagtttcattaattgcgttgtcatacgatcaccaaaatcactcgaaatggcataaatggtgccatgctCGTTACAGAAATATTCGAAGTCGCATATGAGCCTGATGAATCTGTTTCTGTAAAGATTTCTCAGTAGGAAGTAGGGATTACGAATGAGAGTGGAGGTGATTGGTGGCGAATGAACCTGAGTTGCTCCCTAAAAATTATCTGAAGATTTTAGACCCCGTCCGTGTTAGGAGTATGCCTAATTTTGAGAATGTGAATCTGACTAGAAGTTGAAAGGAAATTATCCAGATTTTTTTCAGCTCATATTAGTTAAGTATAAACCACTCGACTCGTTGATATACCAAAGTGCACCTACCTACAAGCTTAAGTCTACATCTTTTCCAAGTACCTGACAACAGGACCATTTTTTGGCGtaaaaagttatgaaacttGCATATCTTGGTACATGTCAATTTTGAGTATCAACAGGGGTCCAAATACAAATTGAAGTAGATTTGAACATTGTAATCAAAGAATGCACACCATAGGTGGAATTGCCTAAGCCCTGAGGAGCTTTGCATGTGTTCCTGCCATCTTCAATCAAAGGCAAGGAACTCAGCATGGATCCTTGCCTGAGTACTCTGATATGAACTCCTATCTTAGAGCATCTTCAACAGCttgatttttcccttttttctttcTCACCATACAGGGGAATCCCCGTTCCAACTTTCAATTTTTAGAGAAGTGCTCTAGCAGCTTGATTTTTGACTTTTCCCTTTCCCTCTCCTGTCAGATGGGGTCAGCTTGTCATTGTCTCATCTCCATTtcctttcccctcccctcccctcgtgCTCCTTTCCCAGTCGCGAGcagggagccgccgccggcgccctcgtGTTGTGGCCAGCAGGGtgagtcgccgccggcgccctcttGTTGTGGCGGCTGAGCCTGGGGCAAGGAGGCGTCGCGGCAGTTCGGCACACACCCGCGGCAAAAGGGCTGCGTGGCCCTTAGGCGTGTGCCCGCCCAGGCGGCGATGGCGCGGCTCGCGGGCCACCAGCGTCCTCGGCCCTCTGACGCGCGGCGGCTGCCCGAGCGGCGATGGTGTGGCCCTCTGGTGCGCGGCTGGCAGGCGACCGGCGCGCGAAGGCCGCCCAGGCGGCGACAACGCAGGCCTCTGGTGCGGGCCTCGCAGGCTACCGGCGTCCACCCCCTCCGGTGCCCCCATGACAAACTCATCAGCCTCCAACAAGGCAGCTTGGAGAATCACCATGGAAAATTTTCGATCAATTTCTCTATACAAAATGTCAACACGCTAATAAACAATCagggaggcggggcggcggcttTGGGCGCGGCCCtggcggcggtgggcgcggcCCTGGCGACCGCGGGAAGGCGACGTGGGAGGGAGTCGGGACGGGAAAGGGAGTCCCCTTTCTATTGGGGATTGGAGATATAATATTAGagattgagaaaaaaataaagaaaaaaaggagatgtaaaatcaatctgttggaaaGATTTTTTTCAGCATTAATTTCCTATATTGAGAAAAGATGGAAAGAGGATGGGAAAAAATCaaactgttggagttgctcttaagaGGCAACTCAGCATGAAACAAAATATGGAAAGATCTTTTTGAATTTAGCGTCGTTTTTAACATCAGCTTTTAACACTGCTCTTTTCAACCTTAGCAACATTTCGGACATCACCTTTTAATAGTTGAATCTTTCCATATATACTGTATATAACCGAAGATTACTCAGCTCCTAAAATGTGACTTCTGAGATCAGGCTTACTTTCTCACGAGTTGCTAAAATTAAAAAGATGGGAGATGTATATACATCCAGGTGACCTCTTCTCACAGATTCAGAACAATTGCATACTACTACCATATTTTGTTTCAGGGCAGTACTCTAATTTAGGTGCGCTCTAAGTACACAAACACCAAACTCTCCTACATCCCCATCCTCTTGATGTCGAGATCACGGGGCCCCCGAGATCATAGTCTGCATCTAAATTACATTCATGTCTTCCCCTGCTTCCTTGGAACAAGCTCTCTAGGCTCCATATCATTTTCTACAGCCCCCTTTCTTCTGCACATCCTCAGGATCAAGCCCAAGAGCAGCCCTCATAGTCTGCAGCTGGTTCTCCTTCCGCATAGCGGCATGGTGACCATGCGTGTCCATGAACCTGAGAAGAATTACCATCTTGTGAGGGCAAAAAATGATATACAAACGGAAGAATAAAGTAATGGACATATAAACATGTAAGCAAAATGGTCCACCATCCAGCTAAGAATGTATTACTGTACAGCACATAGTATGAGACAGCAATCCAATGCACAATTGAGCATAATAAAGTAAAAAGAACGCAGACGAAACAAAAAGTTTATGCAACAATTGCACTCCAGCAGCAACATAATTCGACATCCTACATGAAGGTAAATTATTGCTACAACCTACAAATCACAACGCTCTGCCATCCTACTGTGTGTATGCAATTGAACCATTGATGATACCAGGATAACTACCAAAATCAAAAAGGGGAACACACAATAACAGAACAGGAAAGGAACTTGTCAATGTCACGGTCATACCCTCCGCCCTGGGCAGCAGGCCggccttcctccgccgccgcctcggtctCGGCGGCCTTGCGCTCCTCCTCGACGCGCACCTCGATCTCGGCCTCCGTGTACCCCTGCTCCTCGAGCGCGTCCCTCAGCACGAGCAGCCGCAGCTCCACCTGCCGCTTCCGGCCGTGCTCCAGGATGTCCCTGTTCGGCTTCCGCGCCCCTTCGAGGCCGGAGCCGGAGTGCCGCGGGTCGggggtcccgccgccgccggccgcggaggaggacggccgGGGCTTGGCGAGGAACTTGCTCGCCTGGACGTGCCCGCTCGTGCCGGACCCCCTCGGGGTCTGCAGCCCGATGCCGTTGTACATGGCGGCGGCTGGGGGTGGTGGCcaagcgccggcgcggcggaggaaaCCCTAGCTTGGGCAGGGCTCAGGCGAATCGGGCTCGCTGGCGTTTCGGTTTGATCGAGGCGCTGGCCCAGTTCGAAACGGCGACGAGGCGGAGGAAGAGGTTGCCACGTATCCGGTTTCCTGGGGGAAAAAATCAGGTGCACCCGGGGCGCACAGCTGCCTCCGTGCGCCCCCGTGCAGAtcgtcgccacgtgcccctgcAACTGTGATCCTGCGCTCCAGCTCGGCTCCGCTCTCACATGGTCAGCTCGGCTCCAGCTCTCAGCTCAGCTCCAGCTCTCAGCTCAGCTCGGCTTCAACATCCGGCTCCCACGCGTGATCCTGCGCGCTCCGATGGAACTCGAATCACATCGGGACCAGGGTTTCTGTGCGCCCCGGGCGCACCCGATTTTCTTCCATTTCCTGGGGCCCACATGCAGGTCGCCGCTTCGGTTTTTTCATATTCGACCTGATGTTGGTAGCCCAAATGCCCAATGTCAGTTTTACAATCGCCCG
This genomic interval carries:
- the LOC120676750 gene encoding pre-mRNA-splicing factor cwc21-like, with product MYNGIGLQTPRGSGTSGHVQASKFLAKPRPSSSAAGGGGTPDPRHSGSGLEGARKPNRDILEHGRKRQVELRLLVLRDALEEQGYTEAEIEVRVEEERKAAETEAAAEEGRPAAQGGGFMDTHGHHAAMRKENQLQTMRAALGLDPEDVQKKGGCRK